A window from Kovacikia minuta CCNUW1 encodes these proteins:
- a CDS encoding GAF domain-containing protein: MLCHESPRTWNRSESDLVRIVSQQVGLILHQWQLQKQNEQQQKINQTIQWGLTLIQQTHQIDPLEQAALQHISQVLQVPLAMLITWLPGGTVARISSPIITSDRFALNVDAKIPILGDPLIRWTLESDGMLPLTIEDIPAETRKWLHGTSVGQVLAIALRTSPEHEPTGMVVVADGVERHWSERHLSAMGTLASQLAWSRRYLALTQNLSTQRDQLERLELVQTPPP; the protein is encoded by the coding sequence ATGCTCTGCCACGAAAGCCCGCGCACCTGGAATCGAAGTGAGTCTGACCTGGTGCGGATTGTGAGCCAGCAAGTTGGTCTCATTCTGCATCAGTGGCAGCTTCAGAAGCAGAATGAACAGCAACAGAAAATTAACCAGACGATTCAGTGGGGGCTGACTCTGATTCAGCAGACCCACCAGATTGATCCCCTGGAGCAGGCTGCCTTGCAACATATCAGCCAGGTGCTTCAGGTACCCCTGGCAATGCTGATTACCTGGCTACCGGGCGGAACTGTAGCTCGCATTAGCAGTCCCATCATTACCAGCGATCGGTTTGCCTTAAATGTGGATGCAAAAATTCCAATCCTGGGTGATCCATTGATCCGGTGGACGTTGGAAAGCGATGGGATGCTGCCGTTGACGATCGAAGATATCCCTGCTGAAACGCGTAAGTGGCTGCACGGCACAAGCGTTGGTCAAGTCCTCGCCATTGCTCTGCGAACGTCTCCAGAGCATGAACCAACTGGCATGGTTGTGGTAGCGGATGGGGTCGAGCGGCACTGGTCCGAACGGCATCTCAGCGCGATGGGAACCCTGGCGAGCCAGCTTGCCTGGTCGCGGCGCTACCTGGCATTGACTCAAAACCTCTCGACTCAACGGGATCAGTTAGAACGCCTTGAACTGGTACAAACACCGCCGCCTTGA
- a CDS encoding class I SAM-dependent methyltransferase → MPFSELLVAQPLTTPAIALWNQRLQVLNAGDRLRALCDAVDYQNDLALYQWAQWFALALEFKPDLIVELGRGRGNSTCLFTEAANQLGNCRVVSLCLSPEWDEFTQPSVARVVSEDWFRPLDARLGNILTTDMNELLGNSQRVLLLWDAHGYAMADYVLGHALPLLRHRQHMVLMHDISDTRYTPGPKDYQGKTLWRGNNDGYTRLVLGHLNSAVEQVVAIVDFTSRNDLELHSADHSLHQELSPEQIIQLQQQLGEFFSQNGHWFYFSLNEKAETEPIYFPAFSTEPATPEWIYRKDFEQIQQQLQQAKTDLEQAQATIAAIQTSKFWKLRTLWFEIKKQIGLR, encoded by the coding sequence ATGCCATTCAGTGAGCTGCTGGTTGCCCAACCGTTGACCACACCCGCAATTGCCCTTTGGAATCAGCGTCTGCAAGTGTTGAATGCGGGCGATCGTTTGCGTGCTTTGTGTGACGCAGTAGACTACCAAAACGATCTGGCACTGTATCAGTGGGCGCAATGGTTTGCCCTGGCGCTAGAATTCAAGCCTGATTTAATTGTTGAACTCGGACGGGGACGCGGTAATTCTACCTGCCTGTTTACCGAAGCGGCAAACCAACTTGGCAACTGTCGCGTGGTCAGCCTTTGCCTTTCACCCGAATGGGACGAGTTCACCCAACCGAGCGTTGCCAGGGTTGTCTCGGAGGATTGGTTTCGCCCCCTTGACGCCCGCCTGGGAAATATCCTGACCACCGACATGAATGAACTGTTGGGAAATAGCCAGCGGGTTCTGTTGCTGTGGGATGCCCACGGCTATGCGATGGCGGATTATGTCTTGGGTCATGCACTGCCCCTGCTACGCCACCGTCAGCATATGGTCTTAATGCACGACATCAGCGATACCCGCTACACCCCAGGACCAAAGGATTATCAGGGAAAAACACTCTGGCGCGGCAATAACGACGGCTACACCCGCCTCGTATTGGGCCATCTCAATTCTGCGGTGGAACAGGTGGTGGCGATCGTAGACTTTACCTCACGGAATGATCTGGAATTGCACTCCGCCGATCACAGTCTTCACCAGGAACTCAGCCCTGAACAGATTATCCAACTTCAACAGCAATTAGGAGAATTTTTCTCGCAAAATGGTCACTGGTTTTACTTTTCCTTAAACGAAAAGGCAGAGACTGAACCGATTTATTTTCCAGCCTTTTCTACGGAACCCGCTACGCCTGAATGGATTTACAGGAAGGACTTTGAGCAAATCCAACAGCAACTTCAGCAAGCAAAAACCGATTTAGAGCAGGCTCAAGCGACGATCGCAGCCATTCAAACCAGCAAATTCTGGAAACTCCGCACCCTCTGGTTTGAGATCAAAAAACAAATTGGATTACGGTAA
- a CDS encoding class I SAM-dependent methyltransferase, with amino-acid sequence MLYGSELFSQGLNFAKQRLSRAELFQMNGCQIPFENEFDVIGAFDVLEHIKEDTVVLAEMYRAVSKGGGILLAVPQHRWLWSQKDEHARHVRRYLARELKLKVQNAGFKVVRITSFISLLLPLMLLSRLQLRHSTVEYDPIAELKIQGWLNATLENVLNIERKLIQLGVSFPIGGSLLLIAKKINE; translated from the coding sequence ATGTTATACGGAAGTGAGTTGTTTTCTCAGGGTTTGAATTTTGCCAAGCAGCGCCTATCGAGAGCTGAATTATTCCAAATGAACGGCTGTCAAATTCCATTTGAAAACGAATTTGACGTGATTGGCGCTTTTGATGTTTTAGAACACATCAAGGAAGATACCGTTGTGCTGGCAGAAATGTATCGAGCGGTGTCCAAGGGGGGAGGAATCTTACTGGCAGTTCCACAACATCGCTGGCTTTGGAGTCAGAAAGATGAACATGCGCGGCATGTTCGCCGCTATCTAGCACGCGAGTTAAAGCTTAAGGTGCAGAATGCAGGCTTCAAAGTCGTCAGGATAACTTCATTTATTTCCCTATTGCTGCCGCTGATGCTGCTTTCCCGTTTGCAGTTAAGACACTCTACGGTAGAGTATGATCCGATCGCCGAACTAAAGATTCAAGGCTGGCTCAATGCAACCCTAGAAAACGTCCTTAACATTGAGCGGAAATTAATTCAGCTCGGTGTGTCTTTCCCGATCGGTGGCTCCCTGCTCCTGATTGCTAAAAAGATAAATGAATAG
- a CDS encoding GAF domain-containing protein: MVQPKEPNAHLYDRQLVALGRVLQTLREEENTDVLMDTVLTYLQAEFDYTLIWIGLYDRLEHRLYGKGGVMSGGQAAFLKQRFALNPGDILEQVVIQQRPLAVPDLREELRAGEWRKVARNLNIQGTVIFPIRYKDRCYGVTLLGTSLWGASPRTDEKARLSMILGALGASLYQIEVEWQRQQTKRPDQPLLALLTKLRSLPGLGARLEAVVEETHQFIQPTRTSVYWFERERRYFWRRVSNRQKATGFSEASQPASGITVQEVSGFYQALLSEQVVSIGEAHSSLKADTTSRLMQQIRARSLLAAPILFQNELLGFLAVEGNEPRIWEEEEKNYIRGAAQIIALLAPLDEMEQTIDQSRLDQVLTAEIARSIYNDEDWKTTLKMSADQLCKRLKCERFIVLLYNKELGKFEICYQSQPANRRPFSAHLDLLNQADWKLVEKSQETVGIENLDGELKLLAWRDRLLELGVRSAACV, translated from the coding sequence ATGGTTCAGCCCAAAGAGCCAAACGCCCACCTTTACGATAGACAACTGGTTGCCCTGGGGCGCGTTCTGCAAACCCTGCGGGAGGAGGAGAACACGGATGTTCTAATGGATACGGTATTGACCTATCTTCAGGCGGAATTTGACTATACGCTGATTTGGATTGGGCTTTATGACCGTTTAGAGCACCGTCTGTATGGCAAGGGTGGAGTCATGTCAGGGGGGCAGGCGGCGTTTTTAAAGCAGCGCTTTGCGTTAAATCCGGGAGATATCCTGGAACAGGTTGTGATTCAACAACGTCCATTGGCAGTTCCTGACCTACGGGAAGAGTTGCGGGCAGGAGAATGGCGGAAGGTCGCACGAAATTTGAATATTCAGGGAACCGTCATCTTTCCAATCCGCTATAAGGATCGCTGCTACGGCGTCACCCTGTTGGGAACATCTCTTTGGGGGGCTTCCCCCCGCACCGATGAGAAGGCACGGTTGTCGATGATTTTGGGCGCGTTGGGTGCGTCTTTATACCAGATTGAGGTGGAATGGCAGCGGCAACAGACAAAGCGCCCGGATCAGCCGTTGTTGGCGCTTTTAACGAAACTACGATCGCTGCCGGGTTTGGGGGCACGGTTGGAAGCAGTGGTGGAGGAGACCCATCAGTTCATTCAACCGACCCGTACCAGTGTCTACTGGTTTGAGCGGGAACGTCGTTATTTCTGGCGCAGAGTCAGCAATCGCCAGAAGGCGACAGGCTTTAGTGAGGCCAGTCAGCCTGCTTCGGGTATCACGGTTCAAGAGGTCAGTGGGTTCTACCAAGCGCTTCTGTCGGAGCAGGTGGTGTCGATCGGTGAGGCGCACAGTTCCCTCAAAGCAGACACAACCAGTCGCTTGATGCAGCAAATCCGGGCCCGATCGCTGCTGGCAGCACCCATCCTGTTTCAGAATGAACTACTGGGCTTTCTGGCAGTCGAAGGGAACGAACCCCGCATCTGGGAGGAGGAAGAAAAAAATTACATCCGGGGAGCTGCCCAAATCATTGCCCTGCTTGCCCCCCTCGATGAAATGGAGCAAACCATCGACCAGAGCCGTCTGGATCAGGTGCTGACGGCGGAAATTGCCCGCTCCATTTACAACGATGAAGACTGGAAAACGACCCTCAAAATGTCCGCAGACCAGCTCTGCAAGCGGCTGAAATGTGAACGGTTTATTGTTTTGTTGTATAACAAGGAACTGGGCAAGTTTGAAATTTGCTACCAGAGCCAGCCTGCTAATCGCCGCCCCTTTTCCGCTCACCTCGATCTCCTAAATCAGGCTGATTGGAAGCTGGTAGAAAAGAGCCAGGAAACGGTTGGAATTGAAAACCTGGATGGGGAACTTAAACTGCTGGCATGGCGCGATCGTCTGTTGGAGTTAGGGGTGCGATCGGCTGCTTGTGTGTAA
- a CDS encoding quinone-dependent dihydroorotate dehydrogenase, translating to MDIYQAVIRPVLFTRLKTDPEWLHQQTLRMLGWVDQHHSQPFSKWIQTSLQHSYCLTHPHLRQTLWGLNFANPIGLAAGFDKDGVAAGIWSGFGFGFAELGTVTLHPQPGNPRPRLFRLPQDQAVLNRMGFNNQGAAVMAERLSRRGVGCGVWGVEEIKAEGRGQKAEGGEDTEMSSIQNSNFKFQNSKLSPTPQTPHPRPHTPHPTPLPLGINLGKSKITPLEEAAADYLGSFRLLKHLGDYFVVNVSSPNTPGLRSLQATDQLDPILTALQQENQQQKPLLIKIAPDLEWEAIAAVLDLAKKHHLAGIIATNTTIRREGLTTQVLESTGNSVQAEAGGISGAPLRDRSTEVIRFIWKETQGTLPIIGVGGIFTAEDAWEKITAGASLIQVYTGWIYEGPWMVRRILQGLVQKLEERGLGSISAAIGLGDGE from the coding sequence ATGGATATTTACCAGGCTGTCATCCGTCCAGTTTTATTCACCCGGCTCAAAACCGACCCGGAGTGGTTACACCAGCAAACCCTGCGGATGTTGGGTTGGGTTGACCAACACCATTCTCAGCCTTTCTCGAAATGGATTCAGACATCCCTGCAACACTCCTACTGTCTCACCCATCCCCACTTAAGACAAACCCTATGGGGGCTAAATTTTGCCAATCCGATCGGTCTTGCCGCTGGATTTGATAAAGACGGTGTTGCTGCTGGCATCTGGTCTGGCTTTGGCTTTGGCTTTGCTGAACTGGGTACCGTCACCCTCCATCCCCAACCTGGCAATCCCCGTCCGCGCCTGTTCCGACTACCCCAAGATCAGGCAGTTTTGAATCGCATGGGGTTTAATAACCAGGGTGCGGCGGTGATGGCGGAGCGGCTAAGTAGGAGGGGTGTGGGGTGTGGGGTGTGGGGTGTAGAGGAGATAAAGGCAGAAGGCAGAGGGCAGAAGGCAGAAGGAGGGGAAGATACGGAGATGTCTTCAATTCAAAATTCAAATTTCAAATTTCAAAATTCAAAACTTTCCCCCACACCCCAGACCCCACACCCCAGACCCCACACCCCACACCCCACACCCTTGCCTCTGGGAATTAATCTCGGCAAATCTAAAATCACTCCCCTGGAGGAAGCAGCAGCCGATTACCTGGGCAGTTTTCGATTGCTGAAGCACCTGGGAGATTACTTTGTGGTGAATGTGAGTTCGCCCAACACGCCAGGGCTACGATCGCTCCAGGCAACCGACCAACTCGACCCCATCCTGACGGCATTGCAGCAGGAAAATCAACAACAAAAGCCATTACTAATTAAGATTGCGCCGGATCTGGAGTGGGAGGCGATCGCAGCCGTCCTTGATTTGGCAAAAAAGCACCATTTGGCAGGGATCATCGCCACCAACACCACAATTCGTCGGGAGGGTCTTACAACACAAGTGCTGGAATCCACCGGAAACTCTGTTCAAGCGGAAGCGGGGGGAATTAGTGGTGCGCCGTTGCGAGATCGCTCCACCGAAGTCATCCGCTTTATCTGGAAGGAAACCCAGGGCACATTGCCTATTATCGGTGTGGGCGGCATCTTTACCGCTGAGGACGCCTGGGAAAAGATCACTGCGGGAGCCAGTCTAATCCAGGTCTACACAGGTTGGATCTATGAAGGTCCCTGGATGGTACGCCGGATTCTGCAAGGACTGGTGCAGAAATTGGAGGAGAGGGGGTTGGGGTCAATTTCGGCGGCGATCGGGTTGGGGGATGGAGAGTGA
- a CDS encoding type II toxin-antitoxin system VapC family toxin → MLLDTHTLLWFLNNEFKLPASIKQQIENTEFVFASIASIWEIAIKVNVGKLTLLSPLETIQLNMVALSIQELTISFADVQCYINLPLHHRDPFDRMLIAQAINHSLVIVSADTAFDAYPIQRVWA, encoded by the coding sequence ATGCTGCTAGATACTCATACATTGCTCTGGTTTCTCAATAATGAATTCAAGTTGCCAGCCTCAATCAAACAACAGATAGAAAATACTGAATTTGTCTTCGCTAGTATTGCTTCAATTTGGGAAATCGCTATCAAAGTTAATGTTGGAAAGTTGACACTTCTGAGTCCGTTAGAGACCATTCAGCTAAACATGGTTGCCTTGAGTATTCAAGAATTAACGATCTCGTTTGCTGATGTGCAATGCTACATTAACTTGCCACTTCACCATCGTGATCCATTTGATCGCATGTTAATTGCTCAGGCAATCAACCATTCCCTTGTGATTGTAAGTGCCGATACCGCATTTGACGCTTATCCCATTCAACGGGTATGGGCATGA
- the vapB gene encoding type II toxin-antitoxin system VapB family antitoxin has product MIQPAILKKLESLPEPLQLKVLHYIDSLIEEQDKTSKQENAPKKYRVAGTMKGMIIMSDDFDEPLEDLKDYM; this is encoded by the coding sequence ATGATACAACCTGCCATTCTCAAAAAACTGGAGAGCCTTCCTGAACCTCTACAATTAAAAGTGCTTCATTACATTGATTCTTTAATTGAGGAGCAGGATAAAACTTCAAAGCAAGAAAATGCTCCTAAAAAATATCGTGTTGCAGGAACAATGAAAGGCATGATTATCATGTCTGATGATTTTGATGAACCACTTGAAGATCTAAAAGACTATATGTAA
- a CDS encoding class I SAM-dependent methyltransferase: MPHLKPVTPAQAIWNQRDQVLKSSDRLRDLCEAVDWQNDLSLSQWTQWFTLALEFQPDLIIELGRGRGNSTCLFTEAANQLGNCRVVSFCLSTDWDELTKPRVAQIVPDSWFDCLEARIGDLLATDVPALLGTSQRILLLWDAHGYEIADFVLGAVLPLLKDRVHLVVMHDISDTRYAGTERAYRENRLWRGNNDGSIRLVLGHLNSAVEQAVAIVDFTSRNHLTLHSSDHSLHTELTPTQTQELQQQLGEFFSICGHWFYFSLNEKPDEEPIYFPAFSYEAILQDQANRQTFKTELQSCQQQLEQTQSQFQQLKTELEQSQNQLKQAEAGLSHAQAIIAAMESSKFWQLRKQWFQLKKAIGLSSSE, encoded by the coding sequence ATGCCTCACCTAAAACCCGTCACCCCCGCCCAGGCAATCTGGAATCAGCGTGACCAGGTACTAAAATCGAGCGATCGCCTGCGGGATTTGTGCGAAGCCGTGGACTGGCAGAACGATCTATCGCTCAGCCAATGGACTCAATGGTTCACCCTTGCCCTGGAATTTCAGCCCGATTTAATTATTGAACTGGGGCGGGGACGTGGCAACTCTACCTGCCTGTTTACCGAAGCGGCAAACCAACTTGGCAACTGCCGTGTCGTTAGCTTCTGCCTTTCAACCGATTGGGACGAACTCACCAAGCCCCGCGTCGCCCAGATTGTTCCCGATTCCTGGTTTGATTGTCTGGAAGCCCGCATCGGAGATCTGCTGGCGACCGATGTCCCCGCTTTGTTGGGAACCAGCCAGCGCATTTTGCTGCTTTGGGATGCTCACGGCTATGAGATCGCCGACTTTGTGCTGGGTGCCGTACTTCCCCTCCTCAAAGATCGGGTTCACCTTGTCGTCATGCATGATATCAGTGATACCCGTTACGCTGGCACCGAACGAGCCTATCGGGAAAATCGATTATGGCGCGGTAATAACGATGGCTCAATTCGCCTGGTTTTGGGTCACCTCAATTCAGCTGTGGAACAGGCAGTGGCGATCGTAGACTTCACCTCTAGAAATCATCTCACTCTTCATTCATCTGACCACAGTCTGCATACAGAACTCACTCCCACGCAAACCCAGGAATTACAACAACAGTTGGGGGAATTTTTCTCAATCTGCGGGCACTGGTTTTACTTCTCTTTGAACGAAAAACCGGATGAAGAACCGATTTACTTCCCAGCATTTTCCTACGAAGCGATTCTACAAGACCAGGCGAATCGTCAAACCTTCAAAACGGAGCTACAAAGCTGTCAGCAACAACTTGAGCAAACCCAATCTCAGTTTCAACAACTGAAAACAGAATTGGAACAGTCTCAAAATCAGCTCAAGCAAGCGGAAGCGGGATTGTCCCACGCCCAGGCAATCATTGCAGCGATGGAAAGCAGTAAGTTTTGGCAGCTCAGGAAACAGTGGTTTCAACTTAAGAAGGCGATCGGCTTGTCATCCAGTGAATAA
- the serS gene encoding serine--tRNA ligase → MLDLKLLREKPDFVQERLNSRNGSYDIQPILQLDEQRRKLEVERSQLQARGNEIGKLVGQKMKSGSKPDDSELQALKEEGNQIKAKLSDLEPQEKELKAQIEALLLTLPNLPGDSTPIGKDETENVEVRRWGEEYKPQTAAILPHWEIGEKLGILNTERATKVAQTRFVLLVGAGAALERALIQFMLDQQIAAGYLEVLPPFLINTQSLTATGQLPKFAEESFKCSDDDLWLTPTAEVPVTNLYRDEVLTADQLPIYHCAYTPCFRREAGSYGRDTRGLIRLHQFNKVELVKLVHPDTSEQEHQALVQNAEAILQALKLPYRAIELCTGDLGFGAAKCYDLEVWLPSAATYREISSCSNFWDFQARRGNIRFKQAGQKGTQFVHTLNGSGLAVGRTMAAILENYQQPDGTVQVPEALQPYLKRKVL, encoded by the coding sequence GTGCTTGACCTGAAGCTACTCCGAGAAAAACCAGACTTTGTGCAAGAGCGGCTCAACAGTCGTAATGGCAGCTATGACATCCAACCCATCTTGCAACTTGATGAACAGCGGCGCAAGTTGGAGGTGGAGCGATCGCAACTCCAGGCACGTGGGAATGAAATCGGTAAGTTGGTCGGGCAAAAGATGAAATCGGGTAGTAAGCCCGATGATTCAGAATTGCAAGCCTTGAAGGAAGAAGGCAACCAGATCAAAGCCAAATTGAGTGATCTGGAACCGCAGGAGAAAGAGCTGAAGGCGCAAATCGAAGCCCTGTTGCTAACGTTGCCCAATCTGCCTGGAGATTCGACCCCGATCGGCAAAGATGAAACCGAAAATGTCGAAGTTCGGCGCTGGGGTGAGGAATACAAACCTCAAACCGCCGCGATTCTTCCCCATTGGGAGATTGGGGAGAAGCTCGGCATTCTCAATACGGAGCGTGCCACCAAGGTCGCTCAAACCCGCTTTGTATTATTAGTTGGGGCAGGAGCCGCGCTAGAGCGGGCACTGATTCAATTCATGCTGGATCAGCAAATTGCCGCCGGTTATCTGGAAGTTTTGCCGCCGTTTTTGATTAACACCCAATCCCTCACGGCAACCGGGCAACTGCCTAAGTTTGCGGAAGAAAGCTTCAAATGCAGTGATGATGACCTCTGGTTGACCCCAACCGCAGAAGTTCCCGTAACCAATCTCTACCGAGATGAGGTCCTGACAGCAGATCAGTTGCCGATTTACCACTGTGCCTATACGCCTTGTTTTCGGCGCGAGGCGGGCAGCTACGGGCGAGATACCCGTGGGCTAATTCGGCTGCATCAATTTAACAAGGTAGAACTGGTCAAGTTGGTTCATCCCGACACCTCAGAACAGGAGCATCAAGCCCTTGTCCAAAATGCTGAGGCAATTTTGCAAGCGTTGAAGTTGCCCTACCGAGCGATCGAACTTTGCACCGGGGATCTGGGCTTTGGCGCGGCTAAGTGCTACGACCTGGAGGTATGGCTACCCTCGGCGGCAACCTATCGGGAAATTTCCAGCTGCTCCAATTTTTGGGACTTCCAGGCACGCCGGGGCAACATTCGGTTTAAACAGGCAGGACAGAAAGGAACCCAGTTCGTCCACACCCTAAACGGCTCTGGTTTAGCCGTCGGTCGCACGATGGCAGCCATTTTAGAAAACTATCAGCAGCCCGATGGAACGGTTCAGGTTCCTGAAGCCTTGCAACCCTACTTGAAGCGGAAGGTACTATAA
- a CDS encoding SPFH domain-containing protein, which yields MQREQYQKNLASYEQILLAAVRRQFPLSDGDRHVLYRLEQALQLREEDVQAIQGQLLQFREENDQIIQSQAPQLRKEDVQAVQKHIKDISIRRRYQSKLSYQSLIIPLILLVTLIILVAIGFANSSLGVSLLISIIIYSFLSIKIVKEGTEALVERLGQYRRSLMPGLNIVIPFIDTVLVETTREQLQDISSQLCITKDGIPLDINVIIFWRILDIFRAYYGIENLEEALANIIRSKLSTEIGYLELEQVFSSRDGVNAALLNELDEVTQSWGAKVIRVEIQEIHLAKVVLGEVPDMIELTFYNGIDWSAFKYSFNLVIENEGVELKVQGIEDKGNGELVVRVKVPF from the coding sequence ATGCAGCGAGAACAGTATCAAAAGAATCTAGCATCGTATGAGCAAATTTTGCTGGCAGCAGTGCGACGTCAGTTTCCCCTATCAGACGGGGATCGCCACGTATTATATCGCTTAGAACAAGCGCTCCAGCTTAGGGAAGAGGACGTTCAAGCCATTCAAGGGCAATTACTCCAGTTTAGGGAAGAAAATGACCAAATCATTCAATCGCAAGCACCCCAGCTTAGGAAAGAGGATGTTCAAGCTGTTCAGAAGCATATAAAGGATATATCTATTCGTAGGCGATATCAAAGTAAGCTATCTTATCAAAGTTTAATTATTCCATTGATACTATTGGTAACTTTAATTATCCTTGTTGCTATTGGTTTTGCTAACAGTTCTTTAGGTGTATCTCTTTTAATAAGTATTATCATTTACTCATTTCTTTCTATAAAAATTGTTAAGGAAGGAACTGAAGCTCTAGTAGAAAGACTTGGACAGTATCGGCGCAGTCTAATGCCTGGTCTTAATATAGTTATTCCATTTATTGATACAGTTTTAGTAGAAACAACACGCGAACAGCTTCAAGATATTTCTTCACAATTATGTATCACAAAAGATGGAATTCCTCTAGACATAAATGTAATAATTTTCTGGAGAATTCTAGATATTTTCAGAGCCTATTACGGTATTGAGAATTTAGAGGAAGCACTGGCAAATATCATTCGGTCTAAGCTTAGTACTGAAATAGGTTATTTGGAACTAGAACAAGTCTTTTCCTCTAGAGATGGAGTTAATGCTGCCCTCTTAAACGAGCTTGATGAAGTAACTCAAAGCTGGGGAGCTAAAGTTATACGAGTTGAGATTCAAGAGATTCATCTTGCAAAAGTGGTGCTTGGAGAAGTTCCAGACATGATTGAACTGACTTTTTATAATGGGATTGATTGGTCAGCATTCAAATATTCGTTTAACTTAGTCATTGAGAATGAAGGCGTAGAGTTAAAGGTGCAGGGTATTGAAGATAAAGGGAATGGCGAGCTAGTAGTTAGAGTTAAAGTTCCATTTTAG
- a CDS encoding ATP-binding protein, whose amino-acid sequence MNWYKHRRLEDVYRSASVSLKRLGELNNPKDPLFVTRQQQLLRQLNESIAPLAPLIQEEQWQMRIFPQTSSLISLLKRAMERVDGLIKQRQLWSQIHNDNETNLTVGGDVIKIELVLYELLLVACLRSEAGGRIDIWCRQIDSRWLELSITDNGRIEPQLITDLETGRAVDLLAPSLLDHPPGLHLMVCQSLMKQIGGEFNLYKLEDERILSRLVIPLAQPNRSVTGPPAS is encoded by the coding sequence TTGAACTGGTACAAACACCGCCGCCTTGAGGATGTTTATCGCTCTGCGAGTGTCAGTCTAAAAAGACTCGGTGAACTCAACAATCCCAAAGATCCGCTGTTCGTTACCCGCCAGCAGCAGCTTTTGCGCCAACTGAATGAATCGATCGCTCCCCTGGCTCCCCTGATTCAAGAAGAACAGTGGCAGATGCGGATCTTCCCCCAAACCTCTTCTCTGATTAGCTTGCTGAAACGGGCAATGGAACGGGTGGATGGATTAATCAAGCAACGTCAGCTTTGGTCACAAATTCATAATGACAACGAAACCAACCTGACCGTTGGGGGTGACGTGATCAAAATTGAATTGGTGCTGTACGAGTTGCTGCTGGTTGCCTGCCTGCGATCGGAAGCAGGTGGGCGAATTGACATCTGGTGTCGCCAAATCGACAGTCGTTGGCTAGAACTGTCCATTACTGATAACGGGCGGATCGAACCCCAACTCATCACCGATCTTGAAACGGGTCGGGCGGTTGATTTGCTGGCACCCTCTTTGCTGGATCACCCCCCCGGTTTGCATTTGATGGTTTGCCAATCTCTCATGAAGCAAATTGGGGGAGAATTCAACCTGTACAAATTGGAAGACGAACGTATCCTCAGCCGTCTTGTCATCCCCCTAGCACAGCCCAATCGATCGGTTACTGGTCCGCCAGCTTCCTGA